The following proteins are co-located in the Micromonospora coriariae genome:
- a CDS encoding S9 family peptidase gives MARAQLTAQLVVDGRVPQSLALSPNGKWVAYVVAPVGRAGDHPVSELWVAAVDGTASPRRLTSGEVCDSAPRWAGDSLSIYFLSDRAERGTAQLHQVGLVDGVVQAVTSWAGGVSGHLPLADPDLVVVIAADEPSAEDERRARERDDARVWGERVRPDRLRLLDVRSGEVRTPDAFGDRHVVEVAQRPVDGVLAVLTWSTPDVDPGLLEPGLHLLDPDSGGTRELGPAAAGASSLVWWPADDGWHLAYVAQTPPALAGGYAVLDVAVPGSGPVGEHRNLTAGTTVCPSNLVQADTGPPLALVADGLDTAIHRLDPAGPNLVEVSRVDGLATSLTTCRHGDVVAAVVSTSYEPGNVHAGPTSGPLRSLTDLRPELRDTRWGDQERLSYKAPDGLTLDGLLILPAGRSHKDGPFPLVTLVHGGPYDRHADRLMLGWHPSGQWLATAGYAVFLPNPRGGQGHGHDFAVRVAGAVGLDEWTDICAGIDLLIADGVADPERLGIGGWSHGGFMAAWAVGQTDRFKAAVMGAGISDWGMLAATGEQGPFEAALGGSSGWEGPGPHRHDRLSPISYASKVRTPVLILHGENDTNVPVSQAEFFHRALRRFGVEHEYVVYPRENHSIRERNHQIDVLRRTRAWFDRWL, from the coding sequence GTGGCCCGTGCACAGCTCACCGCCCAGTTGGTGGTTGACGGTCGTGTTCCGCAGTCATTGGCGTTGTCGCCGAACGGCAAGTGGGTCGCCTACGTGGTCGCACCGGTCGGGCGCGCTGGTGACCACCCGGTCAGCGAACTCTGGGTCGCCGCCGTCGACGGGACCGCGTCTCCGCGACGATTGACCTCGGGTGAGGTATGCGATTCAGCGCCGCGGTGGGCCGGGGATTCGCTGTCGATCTACTTTCTCTCCGACCGGGCCGAGCGTGGCACGGCGCAACTGCACCAGGTGGGGCTCGTCGACGGCGTTGTGCAGGCGGTCACGTCCTGGGCCGGTGGGGTGTCCGGGCACCTTCCGCTGGCCGATCCGGACCTGGTCGTGGTGATCGCAGCCGATGAACCGTCCGCTGAGGACGAACGTCGGGCCAGGGAGCGCGACGACGCTCGGGTGTGGGGTGAACGCGTCCGCCCGGACCGGCTGAGGCTGCTCGACGTACGGAGCGGGGAGGTTCGGACACCGGATGCGTTCGGCGACCGTCACGTCGTGGAGGTGGCCCAGCGGCCTGTCGATGGAGTGCTTGCGGTACTGACCTGGTCGACCCCCGACGTGGACCCGGGTCTGCTGGAGCCCGGTCTCCACCTGCTCGATCCGGACAGCGGCGGGACCCGTGAGCTCGGCCCGGCCGCAGCGGGCGCGTCGTCGCTCGTCTGGTGGCCCGCCGACGACGGCTGGCACCTGGCATATGTCGCGCAGACCCCGCCCGCTCTGGCGGGCGGATACGCGGTTCTCGATGTCGCAGTACCCGGGAGCGGGCCGGTGGGCGAGCACCGTAACCTGACCGCCGGCACGACCGTCTGCCCGAGCAACCTGGTCCAGGCCGACACCGGGCCGCCGCTGGCGCTGGTCGCCGACGGGCTCGATACCGCGATCCACCGGCTCGATCCGGCCGGGCCCAACCTCGTCGAAGTGTCCCGGGTCGACGGTCTCGCGACGTCGTTGACCACCTGCCGGCACGGTGACGTCGTCGCGGCGGTGGTGAGCACGTCCTACGAGCCCGGGAACGTCCACGCCGGCCCTACGAGCGGGCCGCTGAGGAGCCTGACCGATCTCAGGCCCGAACTCCGCGACACCCGGTGGGGTGATCAGGAGCGCCTGTCGTACAAGGCACCTGACGGGCTGACATTGGACGGCCTGCTGATTTTGCCCGCCGGCCGGTCCCACAAGGACGGGCCCTTTCCACTGGTGACACTCGTTCACGGCGGCCCGTACGACCGGCACGCCGACCGGCTCATGCTCGGCTGGCACCCGTCAGGCCAGTGGCTGGCGACCGCCGGCTACGCCGTGTTCCTGCCGAACCCGCGCGGCGGCCAAGGGCACGGCCACGACTTCGCGGTGCGCGTCGCCGGTGCGGTCGGCCTGGACGAGTGGACCGACATCTGCGCCGGCATCGACCTGCTCATCGCCGATGGCGTCGCCGACCCCGAGCGGCTGGGCATCGGAGGCTGGAGCCACGGCGGTTTCATGGCCGCATGGGCGGTCGGGCAGACCGACCGGTTCAAGGCCGCGGTGATGGGTGCCGGAATCAGCGACTGGGGAATGCTCGCCGCAACCGGAGAACAGGGGCCGTTCGAGGCTGCCCTCGGCGGTAGCAGCGGCTGGGAGGGACCGGGTCCGCACCGCCACGACCGGCTCAGCCCGATCTCGTACGCTTCCAAGGTCCGCACGCCGGTGCTGATCCTGCACGGCGAGAACGACACAAACGTTCCGGTGTCACAGGCGGAGTTCTTCCACCGCGCGCTACGCAGGTTCGGAGTCGAGCACGAGTACGTCGTCTACCCCCGGGAGAACCACTCGATCCGCGAACGTAACCACCAGATCGACGTGCTCCGCCGCACCCGCGCGTGGTTCGACCGATGGCTCTGA
- a CDS encoding MBL fold metallo-hydrolase, with protein MHQSTGTVGEPADKILRVRLRVLGGCGAWPEAGQACSGYLVEHDGFRLLVDLGYATVPRLLEHITADQVDAVFISHGHPDHCADLNPLLRARALRDDPPAPLPVYALPGALDAVLALDRPGMLDAAYVLHEITVGSRLDIGPFRAQTRLLPHWVPNAGVRLAAGDQVLAYTGDTGPSPDVVELARDADLLLAEATYVDEVPEDSRRYLSSARQVGRQAADAGVRHLLLTHLWPGTDPAAARAAAGDRYDGEVGVATAGLVRDLP; from the coding sequence ATGCATCAGTCAACTGGAACAGTTGGCGAACCGGCCGATAAGATCCTTCGGGTGCGGCTAAGGGTTCTGGGCGGGTGCGGTGCATGGCCAGAGGCGGGCCAGGCATGCAGTGGCTACCTCGTGGAGCACGACGGGTTCCGGCTGCTCGTCGATCTCGGCTATGCGACCGTGCCGCGACTGCTGGAACACATCACCGCGGACCAGGTCGACGCGGTGTTCATCAGCCACGGACATCCCGATCACTGCGCTGACCTGAATCCGCTGCTGCGGGCACGAGCGTTGCGTGATGATCCGCCGGCGCCGCTGCCGGTGTACGCGCTGCCTGGCGCGCTGGATGCGGTGTTAGCGCTGGACCGCCCCGGGATGCTGGATGCCGCCTACGTTCTGCATGAGATAACCGTCGGCAGCCGCCTCGACATCGGCCCGTTCCGGGCCCAGACCCGTTTGCTGCCGCACTGGGTGCCAAATGCCGGCGTGCGGCTGGCTGCGGGCGACCAAGTTCTCGCGTACACCGGTGACACCGGCCCGAGCCCCGACGTGGTGGAACTGGCGCGCGACGCCGACCTGCTGCTGGCCGAGGCCACCTACGTGGATGAGGTGCCGGAGGACTCGCGGCGGTACCTGTCGAGTGCGCGCCAGGTAGGTCGGCAGGCCGCCGATGCCGGCGTCAGACACCTACTACTGACACACCTGTGGCCAGGCACGGATCCAGCGGCTGCGCGAGCCGCCGCCGGCGACAGGTACGACGGTGAGGTCGGCGTCGCCACTGCTGGCCTGGTCCGAGACCTGCCCTAG
- a CDS encoding IS110 family RNA-guided transposase produces MAQVIIGVDPHKRSATIEIINAREKAIGQGRFGTDRDGYQVMLAAGRKHKDRLWAVEGCNGIGRHVAQRLVADGETVVDVPAKLSARARVFATGQGRKTDPVDARSVAVVALRTEGLRQVVTDDTTVALRLLVDRRDQLGRARTDVVSRLHHLLLELVPGGAKKDLSAQQARALLGSVRPRDVVGKTRRRLASELIGELVVIDKKIKTAKQELTDLVNSTGSRLMDLTGIGPSGAARLIGDIGDIHRFPSRAHFASWNGTAPIDASSGDQNRHRLSRAGNRRINRALHIMAIVQLRRDTEGRRYYRRRLAAGKTPMEALRALKRRLSDIVYRQMVADAKLVGTGPGGHAGATLQSSAADLNPEIDTSEKSLPGPATPQPRTPLLIIT; encoded by the coding sequence ATGGCCCAGGTCATCATCGGCGTGGACCCGCACAAGCGTTCCGCCACCATCGAAATCATCAACGCCCGCGAGAAGGCGATCGGGCAGGGCCGGTTCGGCACCGACCGCGACGGCTACCAGGTCATGCTCGCCGCCGGCCGCAAGCACAAGGACCGCCTGTGGGCGGTCGAGGGCTGCAACGGCATCGGCCGGCACGTCGCTCAACGCCTGGTCGCCGACGGCGAAACCGTCGTGGACGTTCCCGCGAAGCTGTCCGCCCGGGCCCGCGTGTTCGCCACCGGCCAGGGCCGCAAGACCGACCCGGTCGATGCCCGCAGCGTCGCTGTGGTCGCCCTGCGCACCGAAGGTCTGCGGCAGGTCGTCACCGACGACACCACGGTCGCGTTACGGCTGCTGGTCGACCGCCGTGACCAGCTCGGACGGGCCCGCACCGACGTGGTCTCCCGGCTGCACCACCTGCTGCTCGAGTTGGTGCCCGGCGGCGCGAAGAAGGACCTGTCCGCCCAGCAGGCCCGCGCCCTGCTGGGCAGCGTGCGCCCGCGCGACGTGGTCGGCAAGACCCGCCGCCGGCTGGCCTCCGAGCTGATCGGCGAACTCGTCGTCATCGACAAGAAGATCAAAACCGCGAAACAGGAGCTCACCGACCTGGTCAACAGCACCGGAAGCCGGCTGATGGACCTGACCGGCATCGGACCGTCCGGCGCGGCCCGCCTGATCGGCGACATCGGAGACATCCACCGGTTTCCCAGCCGCGCCCACTTCGCCTCGTGGAACGGCACCGCACCGATCGACGCCTCGTCCGGCGACCAGAACCGGCACCGGCTCTCCAGAGCCGGGAACCGGCGCATCAACCGGGCCCTGCACATCATGGCCATCGTCCAACTGCGCCGTGACACCGAAGGGCGCCGCTACTACCGACGCAGACTGGCTGCGGGCAAGACCCCGATGGAGGCCCTACGGGCACTGAAACGGCGGCTGTCCGACATCGTCTACCGGCAGATGGTGGCCGACGCGAAGCTGGTCGGGACGGGTCCGGGAGGACACGCGGGGGCGACTCTGCAATCCAGCGCGGCCGACCTGAACCCCGAGATCGACACTTCGGAAAAGTCACTTCCCGGACCCGCCACACCCCAGCCTAGAACACCCCTCTTGATCATCACTTGA
- a CDS encoding VanZ family protein encodes MALGAGCSALVETAQYVLRLDRVSSVDDVLVNAAGAVLAGLASRHWWRTAA; translated from the coding sequence CTGGCGCTCGGAGCAGGCTGCTCGGCCCTGGTCGAAACCGCACAGTACGTGCTGCGGCTGGACCGGGTGTCCTCCGTCGACGACGTGCTGGTCAACGCCGCCGGCGCCGTGCTGGCCGGGCTCGCGTCGCGCCACTGGTGGCGCACCGCGGCTTAG
- a CDS encoding nuclear transport factor 2 family protein has translation MTPRTDLTGYLVRYPQEAGLGDEDPAMVLDRYHTPDYELVNDGVLLDRKRLLDHIRPARKRAVGLRVEVEQALVDGDQVAARYRLIAELRKGGTITTEIYMFGKLAADGRLRCAIQATRVMPSE, from the coding sequence ATGACGCCCCGCACCGATCTGACCGGCTACCTGGTCCGCTATCCGCAGGAGGCAGGGCTGGGCGACGAGGATCCGGCAATGGTGCTGGACCGCTACCACACGCCGGACTATGAGCTGGTCAACGACGGCGTGCTGCTGGACCGCAAGCGGCTACTGGATCACATCCGTCCGGCCCGCAAACGGGCCGTTGGTCTGCGTGTCGAGGTGGAGCAAGCGCTGGTGGACGGCGACCAGGTGGCCGCCCGGTACCGGCTCATCGCGGAGCTGCGCAAGGGCGGCACCATCACCACGGAGATCTACATGTTCGGGAAGTTGGCTGCCGACGGTCGACTGCGCTGCGCCATCCAAGCCACCCGCGTGATGCCATCAGAATAG
- a CDS encoding TetR/AcrR family transcriptional regulator, with the protein MSEIAGGRRRRRRSDAERSAAAVLDAAVQVLGRHPAATVEQVAAAACVTRQTVYAHYPSRPLLVAAVIDRITAEAVAALDAADVDSGTVTEALLRWLDVTWQLFDRYPLLLHPSVTAIDQADSDRHHAPVIGRLERLIRRGQATGEFDSTLSPAWLVSATMALGHAAGGEVTAGRMTTAQTAAALRHSILRVYGVRES; encoded by the coding sequence GTGTCAGAGATAGCAGGTGGTCGGCGCCGCCGGCGGCGGTCCGACGCCGAGCGCAGCGCAGCCGCGGTACTCGACGCCGCCGTCCAGGTGCTCGGTCGGCATCCGGCGGCGACGGTGGAACAGGTCGCCGCCGCAGCTTGCGTCACCCGCCAAACCGTGTACGCCCACTACCCGTCCCGGCCGCTGCTGGTGGCGGCGGTCATCGACCGCATCACCGCAGAAGCGGTCGCCGCCCTCGACGCCGCCGACGTGGACAGCGGTACAGTCACCGAGGCGCTGCTGCGCTGGCTGGACGTCACCTGGCAGCTGTTCGACCGGTACCCGCTGCTCCTGCATCCCTCGGTGACCGCCATTGACCAGGCGGACTCCGACCGTCACCATGCCCCGGTCATCGGGCGCCTGGAGCGGCTGATCAGGCGTGGCCAGGCCACCGGCGAGTTCGACAGCACTCTCAGCCCGGCCTGGTTGGTCTCCGCGACCATGGCGCTAGGTCATGCGGCCGGCGGCGAGGTCACCGCTGGCCGCATGACCACCGCGCAGACGGCGGCGGCGCTGCGGCACAGCATCCTGCGCGTGTATGGCGTCCGCGAGTCCTGA
- a CDS encoding response regulator, translating to MISVLLVDDHPVVRAGVRGMLAGEPDIAVVGESASAAEAVTAVRAVRPDVVLMDLRMPGVDGAAATAEVLAVAPGTRVVVLTTYETDGDILRAVEAGAAGYLLKDASRAELVDAVRGAARGETVLAPSVAGRVLRQLRHPRPATLSPREVDVLRLVAQGLSNGEIGLRLHITEATVKTHLLRAFVKLGVSDRTAAVTTAMAAGLLPS from the coding sequence ATGATTTCGGTGCTGCTGGTGGACGACCACCCGGTGGTGCGGGCCGGGGTGCGCGGAATGCTCGCCGGCGAACCAGACATCGCGGTGGTCGGCGAGTCCGCCTCGGCCGCCGAGGCGGTCACCGCCGTGCGGGCGGTACGCCCTGACGTCGTGCTCATGGACCTACGGATGCCCGGGGTGGACGGCGCCGCGGCGACCGCCGAGGTGCTGGCCGTGGCACCCGGCACCCGGGTGGTCGTGCTCACCACGTACGAGACGGACGGGGACATCCTCCGCGCGGTCGAGGCCGGAGCTGCGGGGTACCTGCTCAAGGACGCGTCCCGGGCCGAACTGGTGGACGCGGTCCGCGGCGCCGCCCGCGGCGAGACCGTGCTGGCGCCGTCGGTGGCCGGCCGGGTACTCCGCCAACTCCGACACCCCCGGCCAGCCACCCTGTCGCCGCGGGAGGTCGACGTGCTGCGGCTGGTCGCGCAGGGTTTGTCAAACGGTGAGATCGGGCTGCGGCTGCACATCACCGAGGCCACAGTGAAGACCCACCTGCTGCGCGCGTTCGTCAAACTCGGCGTCAGCGACCGGACTGCGGCGGTGACCACCGCGATGGCCGCGGGCCTGCTGCCATCCTGA
- a CDS encoding sensor histidine kinase, with the protein MSDHLPLAKPAGAVSAGDPPPSAAWVARFPLWDAYFAVLAFAVGVAVATSAPPAAPYRIGSVALLAAISIWYAAFGRALMRYGVGGWRAYLYLGVALALYVAAVALASSASFALFVLLPQAFMLLQTAPAVGAVVVFTAVQVVLDWLRSGGGPDARGSLLAAVMIAVVVSVTGGWVQHLFVDADRRAALVDELAASRDEVARLSRQAGVDAERQRLAGEIHDTIAQGLSSVVMLIQAADAELDRDIVQARRHLTLAVATARANLAEARAVVAALTPAELAGSPLVEAVRRVVDRFTAETGVPVTLTTPGTQCPLPTSVEVVLLRVTQEALANARKHAAAGRVEVRLERRDDVVVLEVRDDGRGFTAPPVGDGYGLAGMRNRVEQVAGTLRVASSPGAGTTVRAEVPIR; encoded by the coding sequence GTGTCTGACCACCTTCCGCTGGCGAAGCCGGCGGGAGCGGTGAGCGCGGGCGACCCGCCGCCCTCGGCGGCGTGGGTCGCCCGGTTCCCGCTCTGGGACGCCTACTTCGCGGTGCTGGCCTTCGCCGTCGGGGTCGCCGTGGCCACCAGCGCCCCACCGGCCGCGCCGTACCGCATCGGCTCCGTCGCACTGCTGGCCGCGATCAGCATCTGGTACGCCGCCTTCGGCCGGGCGCTCATGCGGTACGGGGTCGGGGGCTGGCGGGCGTACCTTTATCTGGGGGTCGCTCTCGCGCTCTACGTGGCGGCGGTGGCGCTCGCGTCGTCCGCGTCGTTTGCCCTGTTCGTGCTCCTGCCGCAGGCGTTCATGCTGCTGCAGACGGCGCCCGCGGTCGGCGCGGTGGTGGTGTTCACCGCCGTCCAGGTGGTGCTGGACTGGCTGCGGTCCGGCGGCGGCCCGGACGCCCGGGGGTCGCTGCTGGCGGCCGTGATGATCGCCGTCGTGGTGTCGGTGACCGGAGGCTGGGTGCAGCACCTGTTCGTCGACGCCGACCGGCGGGCCGCGCTGGTCGACGAGCTGGCCGCCTCCCGCGACGAGGTGGCCCGACTGTCCCGGCAGGCCGGCGTCGACGCCGAACGGCAACGGCTGGCCGGCGAGATCCACGACACCATCGCCCAGGGGCTGTCCAGTGTGGTCATGCTGATTCAGGCCGCCGACGCGGAGTTGGACCGCGACATCGTGCAGGCCCGCCGCCACCTGACCCTCGCCGTGGCCACCGCCCGGGCCAACCTGGCCGAGGCGCGGGCAGTTGTCGCCGCGCTGACCCCGGCGGAGTTGGCCGGGTCGCCACTGGTCGAGGCGGTGCGGCGGGTGGTGGACCGGTTCACCGCCGAGACCGGCGTGCCGGTCACCCTGACCACACCGGGGACGCAGTGCCCGCTGCCCACCTCGGTCGAGGTGGTTCTGCTGCGGGTCACCCAGGAGGCGTTGGCCAACGCGCGCAAGCACGCCGCCGCCGGCCGGGTCGAGGTACGCCTTGAACGGCGGGACGACGTCGTCGTGCTGGAGGTCCGCGACGACGGCCGCGGCTTCACCGCCCCGCCGGTCGGCGACGGGTACGGTCTGGCCGGCATGCGGAACCGGGTCGAGCAGGTAGCCGGTACGCTGCGGGTGGCGTCCAGTCCCGGGGCCGGCACCACGGTACGGGCGGAGGTGCCGATCCGATGA
- a CDS encoding ABC transporter permease — protein sequence MTTTSGTIHPSALMLGLHRGVVELKAFFREWDAVVFTFALPVVTLALLGSLISGVYDGSDVTSAQYLAPSMIAAGISAVTFVNLGTGIANDREDGTLKRLRGAPMPPVAYFLGKTVQTMVVVAAEIVLLLAVGMILFDLRLPADPARWLTFGWVLLLGVTACSLLGIAVSSVIRSARSAGAVTQLPYLVLAFVSGIFFTPVSALPQPLLVLGSVFPLKWMAQGFRSALLPDTILSAEVVRDWEHGRTALILAAWCIGGLLLCLTTFRWRSRRER from the coding sequence ATGACGACGACCAGCGGCACCATCCACCCGTCCGCGCTGATGCTCGGCCTGCACCGCGGCGTCGTCGAGTTGAAGGCGTTCTTCCGCGAGTGGGATGCGGTGGTCTTCACCTTCGCCCTACCGGTGGTCACCCTGGCACTGCTCGGCTCGCTCATCTCCGGCGTCTACGACGGCAGCGACGTCACCTCCGCCCAGTACCTGGCGCCCAGCATGATCGCGGCGGGGATATCGGCCGTCACCTTCGTCAATCTCGGCACCGGCATCGCCAACGACCGGGAGGACGGCACCCTCAAGCGGCTACGTGGCGCACCGATGCCCCCGGTCGCGTACTTCCTGGGCAAGACCGTGCAGACGATGGTCGTGGTCGCGGCCGAGATCGTGCTGCTGCTCGCCGTCGGGATGATCCTGTTCGACCTGCGGCTGCCCGCCGACCCGGCGCGCTGGCTCACCTTCGGCTGGGTGCTCCTGCTCGGCGTCACCGCCTGCTCGCTGCTCGGCATCGCGGTGAGCAGCGTGATCCGCTCGGCCCGCAGCGCAGGCGCGGTGACCCAACTGCCGTACCTGGTGCTGGCCTTCGTCTCCGGCATCTTCTTCACCCCGGTCAGCGCCCTGCCGCAGCCGCTGCTGGTACTGGGTTCGGTCTTCCCGCTGAAATGGATGGCCCAGGGCTTCCGCTCGGCGCTGCTGCCGGACACGATTCTTAGTGCGGAGGTCGTACGCGATTGGGAGCACGGGCGGACCGCGCTCATCCTCGCGGCCTGGTGCATCGGAGGTCTGTTGCTGTGTCTGACCACCTTCCGCTGGCGAAGCCGGCGGGAGCGGTGA
- a CDS encoding ABC transporter ATP-binding protein, with translation MTESPAVRVRGLHKRYGRRTALAGIDLDIAYGEVVALLGPNGAGKTSTVEILEGHRSRDGGEVTVLGVDPARIGRFGRAARDWRSGIGIVLQEAADLGELTVGETVRHFARYYPAPRDPAEVIGVVGLTDRTRTRVRKLSGGQRRRLDVAVGLVGDPRLVFLDEPTTGFDPAARRAFWELIRTLAGAGTTILLTTHYLDEAEALADRVVVLTGGRVVADGPPSALAERAGHQVTVRWSGGERRTDDPATVIAELARRFGGPIPGLTVTRPSLEDVYLDLIGSRP, from the coding sequence ATGACGGAATCCCCTGCGGTCCGGGTACGCGGACTGCACAAGCGGTACGGCCGGCGCACCGCGCTGGCCGGGATCGACCTGGACATCGCGTACGGCGAGGTGGTCGCCCTGCTCGGTCCCAATGGCGCAGGCAAGACCAGCACCGTGGAGATCCTGGAGGGACACCGGAGCCGGGACGGCGGCGAGGTGACCGTGCTCGGGGTGGACCCGGCGCGGATCGGCCGGTTCGGCCGGGCCGCCCGGGACTGGCGCTCCGGCATCGGCATCGTGCTCCAAGAGGCCGCTGACCTCGGCGAGTTGACCGTGGGCGAGACGGTCCGGCACTTCGCCCGCTACTACCCGGCACCCCGGGACCCGGCTGAGGTGATCGGGGTGGTCGGGCTGACCGACCGGACCCGGACCCGGGTCCGGAAGCTCTCCGGTGGCCAACGGCGCCGGCTGGACGTGGCCGTCGGTCTGGTCGGCGACCCGCGCCTGGTGTTTCTCGACGAGCCGACCACCGGTTTCGATCCGGCCGCCCGGCGGGCGTTCTGGGAGCTGATCCGGACACTGGCCGGAGCTGGCACCACGATCCTGCTGACCACGCACTACCTGGACGAGGCGGAGGCCCTCGCCGACCGGGTGGTGGTGCTGACCGGCGGCCGGGTGGTCGCCGACGGTCCGCCGTCCGCCCTGGCCGAGCGGGCCGGCCACCAGGTCACCGTGCGGTGGTCCGGCGGCGAGCGGCGGACCGACGACCCGGCGACGGTGATCGCTGAGCTGGCACGGCGGTTCGGCGGCCCGATCCCCGGGCTCACCGTCACCCGGCCAAGCCTGGAAGACGTCTACCTCGACCTGATCGGAAGCCGGCCATGA